The genomic region ACGCCGGAGCGCGAGAGCTCCGCTTGCCGCCAAAGGACCATGGCCTATTCCGGAGCTGGTTCTCAATCCCATGGTAGGAGCCAACCGACACGAGGATGATCGCGGCGATGATCGCGATATATGTTGCTGGCTGGCCCGGTTCCAAGAGTGCTTCAAGGAAGATGATGGCCGGGAAGTGCCAGAGGTACAGCGAGAACGACACGTTTCCGATGTAGACCGACACCGGGTTTGTCAGGATCCCGAGGAACTTCTGGTTCCCGCCGATGTTCGCGCCGATCACGACAGCCGTCGAGAGGACCGGGAGCAGCGCCCACGGCGCAGGGAACGCCGAGGCCGGAGTAATGATGAACATCGAGTAGACGATGCCAGCCAGACCCGCCCACGCAAGAACCGGGCGAAGCCAGCCCGGCAGCTTGTAGAACGCACCCGCGCAGACGGCCAGCAGGGCCCCCACGCCAAGCTCCCAGGCACGGGACAGAGTGGAGAAGTAGGCCCACGTCGGCTGCGCCGAGCTTTCCAGCATGGACCACGCGAGCGAAGCGACGATGATCGCGCCCATTGTCGCGGCGGCAAACACTGCCCGCCGCCGCGTGGACGCGCCCTTGCCCGCCATCAGGAAGACCGCGATCAGCAGGAACGGCCAGACGAAATAGAACTGCTCCTCAACGCCGAGGGACCAGAAATGCTGGAGCGGTGACGGCGGAATGTCCTGCTGGAAGTAATCAGTGCCGGCCGCGGCGAACCGCCAGTTCGATGAGAAGAACAGTGCCGCGGCAGCATCCCACAACGTCTCAGTGGCGCGTGCCTTGGCGAACACCACCCAGCCCACGAGGGCTGTCACGGCGATAGTCAGGACCGATGCGGGCAGCAACCGCTTGACCCGCCGCTTATAGAAGTCCGTGATCGAGATACGCCCGGTGTTCGCCCGCTCGCGCAGCATCAGGTTCGTGATCATGAATCCGGAGATCACAAAGAACACATCCACGCCAATGAACCCGCCGGACGGCCAGTGCAGCATGTGATCCACGATCACCGCCAGAACGGCGAGGGCACGCAGCCCCTGGATGTCCGCCCGGAACTTTGACTTCACCCGTGGCGACGGCGCGACTGCATGCCGGATGTCCGGCGCGGACTGCTTCATGTGTGCTTCCCCCAGATAGAGACCTGCACAGATTCTACTTGATGGACTTAGTCCACTCTTCAGCGTCGGGGTCTTCAACTTCGGGAAGACCGGCGAACCAGGACCCTGCACCAGAGATGAAGCCGAACGCCATCCAAAGTATGGATATCTTCTGCCAAACGTCGTGGCCCCATAGCGCGAACAGCAGGGCGGCGATAAAGAACGCAGCCGAAGTGCAAATAAGCGCAGTGCGCTTGGAAATTCCCCCAGAAGTCATGCCGCAAGTATAAAGGGGCCATGAGAGTGCCCAAGAAGATCGACTATGGGAAAGTGCGAGATGCTAAGGGCATGTCTCAGCATCGAAACTTGGTCCTTGACCTGGAAGAACAACTCGCCTTCCTAGACGCCAGCTGTCAGAGCTATGACAACGGCGTCCATATCGAAGCGAAACGTCTAGCAGTAACCATCCGCGTGTTACTCCACGATGTCCCCAAGGTTCCGGGTCAACGCGGCGGTGGTAGCTACAGCTTGCTGCACCAGATGGGCGTGAAGAGCAAGATGGGATGGTGGTCAGCTGGCGCAATAAACCCCGCAAATCTTGTTTCCTCGAACGTGTTGGCATGGTTGGAGTTGGGGCAGAGTTCCGACGGGGTTCCGCTTGGCGGCTACCGCAGCGTGCCGGAGGGCTACATCAGGCAGAACGGACACAAGACGACTTTTGACGACTGGTGGGGCGCCCCCGTCATCAAGGACATGGCCCGAGAGGAGTTCACGAGAAAGGACCTCATGACCGTCTTGGCGAATAGGGACGGCGGGGCGCATATCGGCAAACTGAACGAGAGGGTTCGTCGACTGACCCAGCAAGGCTCCATGGGTTTCGCCGTAGGGTTTGATGACGGATCGGCGCCGTGGCCACAGTCAGCGCAGACGGAGGACATTCTATTGAGCCCGATTCTCGCTGCGATGAGGACGATGGCCCAAGAGGTCGTCATGAGCCTCCAGGATGCACGTTTCATGCTCGGCGATGTTCAATTTCCGCAGGATTGCTACGCGGGTGAACCACTGCAAGGGGGCATTGAGACCCACTACATTCTGGGCATGTCACTCGAGGAAGTTCCCCCGCCTGTCGATTTGAACGAGCCTTAATACCCATCCGGTGGGCTCGATAAGACCGGTTAAGTGCCGCTTTTGTGCACCCCAGACTGTCGCTGGAAGGTCTCGTGCCGCGAAGCCGGCTACCGGTACCCGTCCACGATCGCCGCAGCAATCTCCTTGTACGCACGCCGTGTCTCGGGCTTCAGGTGGTCCAGAGTTACCAGGTCCCCGTCGGCCACTCCCCGGTCGTGCGGCACGGCAATGAGCTCACGGCACATGCCGGCCAGGTGTTCCTCGATGGCGTCTTTGTCCACGCGGTTGGAGACCTCGTCCTTGTCCGTGATCACCACGATTGCGTTGCGTGCCAGGTCCTCGTAGCCGTGGCCGGCCAGCCACTGCAGCGTACTGCGGGCGCGTTTGGCGCCGCTCACTGCGTAGCCGGCGGCGATGATCAGGTTGTCTGCGGACTGCAGAATTCCACTCATCGCATTGTGCGTCACGCCGGTGCCGCAGTCGGTCAGCGCCACGGAGTAGTAGCTGGAGATGAGCTTGCGGATCCGCAGGTACTCCTCCGCTGTGAGCGAGTCGGACACCTCGGGGTCCTGCTCGCCGGCGATGAGGTGCAGCCGCCCGGAGTGGTGCATGTAGCGGGACAGCTCAGTCAGCGAGTCGACGGAGTCGATGTTTCTCAGCAGGTCCGTGATGGTCCGCGGTGTGGCCTGCTGGTAGATGCCCTCGCCGAGGGCACGCTCCACGAGGTCACCGGAGTCGGGATTTGCATCGATGGCACAGGGCGGGTCGCCACGGAACTCAGCCAGGGTAAGCCCGACACCCACAGTGGTGGATGTCTTGCCAATGCCGCCCTTCAGGCTGAGCACGGCTGTGTTGAAGCTGCCCTGCAGCTGGCGCGCGATCCGGCGCGCCAGCTCGTCCTCCTCGCGTTCCAGCGCGCTTGGACCGAGGTTCCAGGCGCCGCCAGTGGCCCGGTACAGGAAGCCGCGGAAGCCCTTCTTGGGCCGCGGCTTCTGCTCGCGGACGAACGACGTCGGCATAGCGGTGGCGCCCGCTGCCGGCACCTCCGGTTCCGGGAGGCTTTCCGGAACGCGCGACGGCGGTGCTCCCGCCGGCTGGCGGTCCGGCGTCGGCGGAGCAGCTGCGGCGGCGGGCGGCGAGTCGGATAGAGCGTCGGCGGCCGCGGCTGCTTCCGCCCAAGACGAGCTCCGGATGGGACGGGGCGGTGCGGTGGGCTCAGGTGTCACGGCGGGAAAGGTTCCTGTCCAGGCGTCGGAGCCGTCGGCATTGCGACGACGGAAGCGGCGGCGCAGCTCGGGCTGCTCCGCGTCAGTATCGGCCTCGGCTAATCGGTTATCCGCTGGTTCAGGCATGATGTAGTCCCCCGGGACTCGCAGCGGCGTCCCGCTGCGGTGGTCGATTGGCTTGGTTCAAGCATCCATTCTAGGTGCCCGCGGACGACCTAGTGATCAGCACCCTGGGTAGCCGGTCACTCAAGGACCAGAGCGAGCCGTATTCATCCGAGGGTGAGTGCCGCCACGACCACAGCGGCAGTGATCACCAGCAGGATACTCAGCCCCACGTAGCCCCACCATTTGGGCCGGCTGCGGTGCGGATTGATGTCTACGTACGGCATGCTATTTCACGCGCCCCAGAGCAGCGTTAGGGGCGGGAACGGCGACAGGCGCAACGGCCCTTCGCTTGAGGCGGAGCACCCAGTAGAGCCCTGCGAACGGGACCAGCAGGCTGCCCAATAGGCCGGATAGCGCGAGAACAAAATCAGTGACAGCCACGGTTGAGACCTCCGTAAGCGGCAACTCCTTTGGCGCCACCAGAGTAAGCATCGTCTGGGTACGACAAAGGGGCTGGGAATGGACCCCCATTTTTGGGTCGTTCGCCAGCGTACTTACCAGTTAAGGGCGCTGTCCAATCGGACACGCCCATTACTGCAGCCACTATTCAACTATTGCGCGGTGGCCCTTTGCCCCTATCACCGGAGGGCCAGCATCACCACCACCACAGTCGACACTGCCAAAACCGCGAGCCCGACGTAGGACAGCACGCGAAGCTGGCCGCGGCGAAGTTCGCGCCGCGAGTCCCGACCGTAACGGCCTCCCCCACGAGATCCCATGGCGGAGACGCTACGGACGGAAACTCAAGGGAAGCGCAAGGAAACCTCAAGGTTTGATCAAGACGCACGCGCTTCCAATCGGATGAGGTTAGCCGCCGTCACCGCGGCGTGTGCTGGCATTGTGGCCACGAACCCTTCGCCGGAGGCGTTGCGGATGCCGGCCATGACCTGCTTCATGGCTAGGAAGGGGCGGCAGCGGCTTCACGGGAAGGCCGGCCACGACCCTGGCGGACTCCTGCGAACGGGGCATGTCCTGTTGGTCCAGCCACGACCGCTCGGGCAACGGGTCATCGGCAACGATGTTCTGCTCGATGAAGCGGCGGATGGCTGCGCTGATTCCGGTCTTCATGACCTGAACCTAGGGAGGTTTGCCCGCAGCCCCCAGCGTAGTCGTTACCTGACTTTCCGGTGGTCGAGTACTCGGACGGCAGGCAGTACTCGGCTCAGTGCTGTGGCCGGGTCTCCTGCAGCCGCTTGATGAACCAGCGCGACTGCTCCGGCCCGTAAGGCAGCACGGGAATCGCCTTGGTGGCGTCTGCGGGAGTGTCCCTGATGGACTGCCGGGCCTGCCGGACGGCCGTTGTCATGGTGTCAGCCATGGTTTTGACGAAGCGGTCGCTGCAGGGCTCTCCGTGCCCAGGGACCAGAAATTCGTAGCGGTGACGGAGGGCGGAGAGGTGCCGCAGGGCGTCCGCCCACTCTTCCGGGTAGGAGTCCTCGAACGAGGGGTGCGATCCCTGCTCTACGAGGTCGCCGGCGAACAGGGTGGTGGTGGTTCCCACCAGGAGATCACCGTCGGTGTGACCGCGGCCCAGGTAGAAGAGGGTAACGGTCTGCCCGCCAAGGTCAACGAGCACCGGCTGGTCGCGGACAATCGCGTTGGGAACGACCAGCTCCACGTTCTCGCCCTCGCCAGCGGCCATCTCGGGTTCGAGGTCCGTGACCTCGCTGCGCTGGGCGTCACCGTTGTCGCCGATCTCCTCGGCACAGTTTTCATGCGCCCAGAATTCCTCGACGCCGGCCTCAGCGAACACGGCGTTGCCGAAGAAGTGGTCGTAGTGCGCGTGGGTGTTGACAACAACAAGGGGAAGAGGCGTCTTCTCGCGGACGGCATGCAGGATTTCCTGGCCCTGCCGCGGCCCGCAGCCGGTATCGATCACCATTG from Arthrobacter globiformis harbors:
- a CDS encoding acyltransferase family protein yields the protein MKQSAPDIRHAVAPSPRVKSKFRADIQGLRALAVLAVIVDHMLHWPSGGFIGVDVFFVISGFMITNLMLRERANTGRISITDFYKRRVKRLLPASVLTIAVTALVGWVVFAKARATETLWDAAAALFFSSNWRFAAAGTDYFQQDIPPSPLQHFWSLGVEEQFYFVWPFLLIAVFLMAGKGASTRRRAVFAAATMGAIIVASLAWSMLESSAQPTWAYFSTLSRAWELGVGALLAVCAGAFYKLPGWLRPVLAWAGLAGIVYSMFIITPASAFPAPWALLPVLSTAVVIGANIGGNQKFLGILTNPVSVYIGNVSFSLYLWHFPAIIFLEALLEPGQPATYIAIIAAIILVSVGSYHGIENQLRNRPWSFGGKRSSRAPASAQLQNIGLGVLTVATVAVVAFAFVKNAPVDLPASATVKPVASGTAAPLAKTSLQSSLDSALAASAWPKLTPSIDEVGTNSKATELGVPGCLNAEDLSVPAQCAFNEGAAKYAVVVGDSIGISWMPGVRAALEPAGYSVHGIGLSNCPFANVEIKIENDPETSSRCNDGHSQIYEQIKATSPDLVIVSDAVAGIVNLASGAKDAAAQDEWVAGLSDAISQVKAKGTRVVVLSPNPTGKAVSECYNNFAKPADCESSISQAWKQKSTADTAAAKKAGATYVDTSQWFCSGDRCPIFAGGAPIRWDGMHLTEAYSKKMAPELKAVLLPAGS
- a CDS encoding MinD/ParA family ATP-binding protein — translated: MPEPADNRLAEADTDAEQPELRRRFRRRNADGSDAWTGTFPAVTPEPTAPPRPIRSSSWAEAAAAADALSDSPPAAAAAPPTPDRQPAGAPPSRVPESLPEPEVPAAGATAMPTSFVREQKPRPKKGFRGFLYRATGGAWNLGPSALEREEDELARRIARQLQGSFNTAVLSLKGGIGKTSTTVGVGLTLAEFRGDPPCAIDANPDSGDLVERALGEGIYQQATPRTITDLLRNIDSVDSLTELSRYMHHSGRLHLIAGEQDPEVSDSLTAEEYLRIRKLISSYYSVALTDCGTGVTHNAMSGILQSADNLIIAAGYAVSGAKRARSTLQWLAGHGYEDLARNAIVVITDKDEVSNRVDKDAIEEHLAGMCRELIAVPHDRGVADGDLVTLDHLKPETRRAYKEIAAAIVDGYR
- a CDS encoding MBL fold metallo-hydrolase; its protein translation is MSRWLDVGTDNYVLVTDGSKLNTGLIVGTERAMVIDTGCGPRQGQEILHAVREKTPLPLVVVNTHAHYDHFFGNAVFAEAGVEEFWAHENCAEEIGDNGDAQRSEVTDLEPEMAAGEGENVELVVPNAIVRDQPVLVDLGGQTVTLFYLGRGHTDGDLLVGTTTTLFAGDLVEQGSHPSFEDSYPEEWADALRHLSALRHRYEFLVPGHGEPCSDRFVKTMADTMTTAVRQARQSIRDTPADATKAIPVLPYGPEQSRWFIKRLQETRPQH